In Anomaloglossus baeobatrachus isolate aAnoBae1 chromosome 2, aAnoBae1.hap1, whole genome shotgun sequence, the DNA window tggctgtaagccataatcatcaacattaacagaaataaacacttggaatagatcactccaagtgtaatgactatataatatataggaatagatctctctgtgtgtaatgacactatataatacagttaggtccagaaatatttggacagtgacacaagttttgttattttagctgtttacaaaaacatgttcagaaatacaattatatatataatatgggctgaaagtgcacactcccagctgcaatatgagagttttcacatccaaatcggagaaagggtttaggaatcatagctctgtaatgcatagcctcctcattttcaagggaccaaaagtaattggacaagggactctaagggctgcaattaactctgaaggcgtctccctcgttaacctgtaatcaatgaagtagttaaaaggtctggggttgattacaggtgtgtggttttgcatttggaagctgttgctgtgaccagacaacatgcggtctaaggaactctcaattgaggtgaagcagaacatcctgaggctgaaaaaaaagaaaaaatccatcagagagatagcaaacatgcttggagtagcaaaatcaacagtcgggtacattctgagaaaaaaggaattgactagtgagcttgggaactcaaaaaggcctgggcgtccacggatgacaacagtggtggatgatcgccgtatactttctttggtgaagaagaacccgttcacaacatcaactgaagtccagaacactctcagtgaagtaggtgtatctgtctctaagtcaacagtaaagagaagactccatgaaagtaaatacaaagggttcacatctagatgcaaaccattcatcaattccaaaaatagacaggccagagttaaatttgctgaaaaacacctcatgaagccagctcagttctggaaaagtattctaaggacagatgagacaaagatcaacctgtaccagaatgatgggaagaaaaaagtttggagaagaaagggaacggcacatgatccaaggcacaccacatcctctgtaaaacatggtggaggcaacatgatggcatgggcatgcatggctttcaatggcactgggtcacttgtgtttattgatgacataacagcagacaagagtagccggatgagttctgaagtgtaccgggatatactttcagcccagattcagccaaatgccgcaaagttgatcggacggcgcgtacagatggacaatgaccccaagcatacagccaaagctacccaggagttcatgagtgcaaaaaagtggaacattctgcaatggccaagtcaatcaccagatcttaacccaattgagcatgcatttcacttgctcaaatccagacttaagacggaaagacccacaaacaagcaagacctgaacgctgcggctgtaaaggcctggcaaagcattaagaaggaggaaacccagcgtttggtgatgtccatgggttccagacttaaggcagtgattgcctccaaaggattcgcaacaaaatattgaaaataaaaatattttgtttgggtttggtttatttgtccaattacttttgacctcctaaaatgtggagtgtttgtaaagaaatgtgtacaatttctatcagatatttttgttcaaaccttcaaattaaacgttacaatctgcacttgaattctgttgtagagatttcatttcaaatccaatgtggtggcatgcagagcccaactcgcgaaaattgtgtcactgttcaaatatttctggacctaactgtatatagaaatagatccctctgtgtgtgatgactctatataatatataggaatagatccctctgtatgtaatgactatataatatataggaaaagatctctctgtgtgtaatgactatataatatataggaataaatccctctgtgtgtaatgacactaatctatatatataattgccttattctgtctgtctgtctgtctgtcttgctccaaaattgtgtccttacggtgacacaaagctgattggccgctgggctcgccacggCCCCGCTCCCCCGGCACGAATTGGCCGCTCGCctaggcaactcgcccacgccccgccccctcacgcaatgcaagctcgctctggccccgccccccgcacgcattccccgaaccgaccgacacggagccacgactcccaggtgagtactgtacccccaggagcccacatcagcgtacgccgccaacccagccaacacataccctcgcattgctggggctggccggtgtatgctggtgtgggctcccgtgcgagcgggggacgagatacgctggtaaccatggtagcatagttaccagcgcatcaaggtcctgcagcggcggaacatacacacacgcacgcacacacacacacacacacacacatcagatcacactcactctcacacacacctcacacacacacataacatcctgggatatcgcttgcttctcggcggcgatactgtggagtgaacttccaggacctgccggaggatcacatggccagaagcatgtggtatctccggatgttgtgagtgtgagcgcgtatgtgcaatatcgtcaatgtgtgtgtgcgtgagtgtatgcgatcgggtgtgtgtgagtgtatgcgatcaggtgtgtgtgagtgtatgcgatcgggtgtgtgtgagtgtatgcgatcgggtgtgtgtgagtgtatgcaatcgggtgtgtgtgtgtgtgcgatcggatctgtgtcggcagaggagcacggcgtgctggaggaggctgggaggagagaggctgatcctggggaaggctgggagggggaggctaagagaagagaggctgatgctgggggaggctgaggctggggtaggctgggacgagagaggctgatgctggggacagaaaaggctgatgctgggaggagagcgcctgatgctgggaggagagaggctgatgctgggaggagagaggctgatcctggggaaggctgggagggggaggctgagagaagagaggctgatgctgggggaggctgaggctggggtaggctgggaggagaaaggctgattctagggacagaaaaggctgatgctgggaggagagaggctgatgctgggaggagagaggctgatgctgggaggagagaggctgatgctgggaggagagaagctgatgctacgggcagagagactgatgctgcgggcagagaggctgatgctgcgggcagagaggctgatgctggtgcagcatgggggatggagcacgatggggggtgcacagcatgggggatggagcacgatggggggtgcgcagcatgggggatggagcactatggggagtgcgcagcatgggggatggagcacgtttgggagtgcgcagcatggcggatggaccacgtttgggagtgcgcagcatggcggatggaccacgtttgggagtgcgcagcatggcggatggagcacgtttgggagtgcgcagcatggcggatggagcacgtttgggagtgcgcagcatggcggatggaccacgtttgggagtgcgcagcatggcggatggaccacgtttgggagtgcgcagcatggcggatggagcacgtttgggagtgcgcagcatggcggatggagcacgtttgggagtgcgcagcatggcggatggagcacgtttgggagtgcgcagcatggcggatggagcacgtttgggagtgcgcagcatggcggatggtgcacgatggggagtgcgcagcatggcggatggagcacgtttgggagtgcgcagtatggcggatggagcacgttggggagtgcgcagcatggcggatggagcacgtttgggagtgagcagcatggcggatggaccacgtttgggagtgcgcagcatggcggatggagcacgtttgggagtgcgcagcatggcggatggagcacgtttgggagtgcgcagcatggcggatggagcacgatgggggtgcgcagcatggcggatggagcacgtttgggagtgcgcagcatggcggatggagcacgtttgggagtgcgcagcatggcggatggagcacgtttgggagtgcgcagcatggcggatggagcacgatggggagtgcgcagcatgggggatgcagcacgatggggagtgtgcagcatggcggatggagcacgtttgggagtgcgcagcatggcggatggaccacgtttggaagtgcacagcatggcggatggagcacgtttgggagtgcgcagcatggcggatggagcacgatggggagtgcgcagcatgggggatggagcacgatgggggatccacacctccccccaacacacacacacacgcgcactgcacaacacacactcacacactgggaaccacaaacaccgccctacacagacacccacacacacagacaatgctgcacacacacaacacccaacacacaaacaccgcggcacacaaatatacgcacataccgcacaacacacacattgcacaaaacatacctccccccaaaacacaccacacccacacaaaccgcgcaacatacacacacacacaacgctatagacacagcgctccacaaacaacgcaacacacgcaacacacatacaacaccgctctcaacccccgccacacccagacaacacccagaacatgtacagcgccctacacaaacacttggtaagtacacacaacaacatctatataaatataacaaaaatcatacatgaactacacaatacgtaaattctagaatacccgatgcgtagaatcgggccaccttctagtataatatataggaatagatttctctgtgtgtaatgactctatataacatatagcaatagatccctcggtgtgtaatgtctatataatatttaggaatagatccctctgtgtgtgatgactctatataacatataggaatagatccctctgtgtgtgatgactctatataatatataggaatagatccctctgtatgtaatgactatataatatataggaatagatctctgtgtgtaatgactctatataatatatgtgtttctctttttgtattgaattactgaaataaattacttttttgagcatattctaatttattgagatgcacttgtatcattTAGACTTTTTGTATACTCATgtaatttttaaatgtttttaatgtttggttcatttgatgagtttttttcgcTCTAATAAAGATGTACTTTGTATTTCTATCTTtatgtggtgatcccatttttgtAGTACACTTTTCTTTCTTCCATTATTTACCTTGTCTCTTTGGTACTACTGGAGATCACCATAATTGATTCCTGGGATGGTGCCCTCCGGTCTGTTTTGGTTCAgggcccaaacctgtcacaagtctccaaaCAACGAAAGACGTCCGTGACAATTTCTACATAGAGCaatttcctaatattattattattattacacctactacatattgggctaggattctgaagatgggaatacccctttaaggataaAGGTAGACTTAAGTCTATCGAGTTTAACAAATAATCAAACCTAACATTTTGATCCAGAGAAaggtaacaaaaaaacaaaaaaaacatgcgcTAGATAGTAAGCTCCACATTAAAGAAAAAAGATTCCCTCCCGACTCCACAAACGTCAATCAGACTAGATTCACAGAATCAAGTGGACATAACcagtaaaattatattttttaagaaaggcatccaggcctctcttaaattttagtaatgaatcaaccattacaacattatgtggcagagagttccatagtctcactgctcttacagtaaagaatctgtgtcCCTGATTATGAATAAATATCTTTTCCTCTAACTGTAGTGGATGCCCccccaggcctaggtgtaaaaagattatTAGAGAGctctgtattgtcccctcatacatttgtacattgtaataagatggcCCCTAAGCTTTCATTTttacaaactaaataaccccaactgTAATAACACATCTTGGTATTGCACTCCACCCATtcttttaataaccttggttgctcttctctgcaccgccCTATGTAAGGGGACCCATTttgacctccaaagcaggtgtaattgtggattatgatgagttattggactgaaaaggtctCATATACTGTTCTTGACAAGGACCCTTTGATGTCTGTGCCCACCAGTGGCCTTGGCTGTCTGCAGTGAAATCAGCTGTATGAATGGGGAGCCGGCCACTGCTGCATTCAATTGTTGTCATCCCTCAGAAGAGATAAGTAATAGGTCTCTATGTGAAATCACTATGAAATAACTGGGATCGCAGCACAACTGTCAGGAGTCACcatcattttatttattaatttattattattttcataaaTCAGTAGCACAAGTaagataagaaactttgtaatatatctcagaGATACCTGCTTTCTTCTCCtcgtggactgatctttcactctcaattcacagATATAATTTACACTTAGTGGCCCACAGTGCGCGGAAGCAAGATGCAGGAAATTCAATAAGAGGCGTGCACCTTTCATTGAATTTGCGGTACCTTACGACTGCTATGTGTGCTGCCAGGAATATACTCCAGTCAGTGACTGGAGTACATTTCTAACAAAAACAAAATTGCCACTTTTTTCACGTAAGTTCTGATGAATTTGTCGGGCAGCCGTGAGCATGCACCGCTCTGCCCAAGCTCTGTCCACATTCCTCCTACttggaaaaaacacaaaacatttgtGGAACTAAAAGTTACATAAACATTTGTTACATTTTAAGAATTTTAACATCAAAACTCTGTCAAAAACTCCTTGATGACTTTGAGTCCTATTGTGTACAGATTTTGCCATTACTGAGCTAGgtaatgacagttggtgctcatatacATCTATGGAAAGAGGGAAAAGCTGGAGGAAGACagatattctactgcaagttcACCTGTAGTGACAGACGATGTCACTGGTCTGTCGGTGATGTCACTTGACCTTTGACTTTGGTCCctttgtgatgtcatgtgacctaTAGAATGTGATCCCTTTGTGATGTCATAGAACAGTCATCAGAATGTCGCTGCAGCCTGACTATCGTCCATTTGTTTTCATCACTTAGTGGGTGAAGGCGATTTTTACTTGCGCTTAGCAAATTTTAgtgttatataaaatataataccgAATAATAGAAGGCCTGTTAGAGGAGTAGTTCCAGGAGCCATCCGAGAGCGCTCCAGAgtggacaggaccttcctcagcccagaatttcatctatggatctgaatatggagagtttaaggaagagaaagagagagagcatagaagaggtgccaaaaaaaaggaaaatagaaacatcagagggtgataaagatggcaccaaccaaaaCCTTATCAAGGCTCCaaagagacctggaagcccgatacagcaGAGTATCGAGAGCAAGAGGAAAAGGGGACaagcgatgggggacaaagctgatgatgAATCCAGCGTCTCCCCCAAAGCTGAACCtgagctgaatatggagagtttgaggaagagaaagggagaaagcatagatgaggtgccaaaaaaaaggaGAACGGAAACATCAGAGGAtgaaaaagatggcaccaaccaaagccttatcaaggctgcaaaaagacctggaagcccgatacaagAGAGTATCGAGAGcaagaggaaaaggggagaagcgatgggggacaaagctgatgatggatccagtGGGTCCCCCAAAGCTGACACTGAGCAGCTGTCAGGTGAGTACAGAAATAAGACCCCGAGAGCCAATAGCCCCAATGTAGTAATTGATGGGATTATGAACCTTTAGAATACCCCACCTATTATGATTCTTGTGCCTTTTCTCTTTGATACCTTCTAATATTGTTCTACCCCATGTTGTAATTGCTATAGGAGGCCACATTAGAATTATACAGGAATAATACATCTTATTTCTCCTCTCTCCATCAGGGACAACCCCGGCTGAATCTCCCATCATTGTGACTGGActggagagcttcaccttccataaaatccttggagagggcggatttggtaaagtaagtattaggaaTTGTGGTGACGTCTTCCTCATGTGTGATGTGGAGCAGTAATATGACCCTAGGAACATGACTGCTTCACATCTTCTCGTCACGTCTCATGGCAGGACGGGCCTTTCCTCCAGTTCTAATGCTTTGTATCCTCCAGGTCATGTTGGCCACACATAAGGCCTCCCAACAACAAGTGGCAGTGAAGATGGTGAAGAAGAGGCTCCTACTTAATATATCAAGAGACAAGATCCTGATAGAACGACAGGTCctggagatgactaggaagagtccattCATTACTCGGGCTTTTgccaccttccagtcccaggtaatCCCTCCATAAGTACTCCTATACGTACCCCTCTATAGTTACCCCTATatatatcacttgtaaggccacatctggaatatgggattcacttttgggctccacattttaaaaatgatgttcagaagttagagtctgttcaaaggcagcaactagattattgcaaggaatggaggactcccatatgatgagaggtggaaaagttggatttgtttagcttataaAATAAGACTTCTCACAGGAGATTTCATTTATATGCATGAATACAAAagactggaacatgacttattccttccaaagacaatactaaggactaggggcactctctgtgagtggaagaaaggtgattatggcagctaaataggaaaaagatctttacagttagagcattcACACTGTAATGCCaaaccacaagaggtagcaatggctgACACTATCACAACTTTTATATCTGGATTCGATGATTTCcttagtgcacacaacattgtcggttataaatgatttagttacaaaatgtataattggtggaggaagtttgaactacatgaaccaaggtcttttttcaacctatgtagctatGTAAAAGGCTCACAATCTAACAGCCCTGAGCCTTCTATATATTCTATGAATGCCTGGCCATTTGGCCATTCAATGTTCTTCTAGGACATTACCATAGTATTACATGTATTATAACATTACCACCAGTGCCCCATATCTAGACTATACCAGTAACACCTATTATCTCCCCTGCTTTATCACAGGACTACTTATTCTACGTCATGGAATATCTCAGCAGAGGAGACCTTCTAGACATCATGTCAACCAATGCCCCATTTCCCATTTCAGCCACCAGGTAAGACAGAACATGGATATATGACTTAGGAAAGACTATCTGACGGCTTTGCATTGCTAAACTAGCCCTAGACCAAAAAAGCACCTTTTCCAATTTCGTAAACTAAAATAAGACACAAAGACtgtgtgacattggatgtaaaaggccacaacaGCCCCGTTTATTAACAACAAACAATCAGTAACATATCTTCCATAAacatagtaataactccataaaactaccagcaaaggaggggggggtaagtgaagagtccggtTCTACATGATTGCAACCCCAGCTCCAccacgtgccctcagccgcaccacaccggctcaagGACATCCAGCCGAGTGTGGCCCAACCAATGTCCCGCTGGAACCCAGCCAAACAGGGACCCAAATTAACATATTCTGCTGAGACTCAGCACaacagggacccaccttaaccaactataccattgcaccaccaggggtaacccgttcctgcactgggttacCCTCCGctttttgtgcaatccaccgacttcaaatacccccctcctttctgcCACAGCGAGCTTGTATGATACCTTGTAAGTGCGAGTCCCGCCACCAAAGATCAACCAGGGCCTTCACCATGGCCCCCCAAGTACGCCAATATCTCGATGGCAATACCAAATGGGCTCAAATGAACTCCATTGAACCTCACAACTCACCAGATAGAGACTCCAAAACCCAGTGCCGCATCACTGCTCCACCCCTGTGGTAGTTTTTTAAAAAACGTGCCCTGTCACCCAACTGTGCATACCTCCAGAACAAGTGAGCCACTATATCCGACCACACGAGCACAATACCCGGGCGGGAAGACAAGGGCCCAAGGCAGACAAGCTTGATGTCATGGATCAAGTCCCTGGACACCCTGGTCCAAGAACATCTCACCCATGTGCAGTACCAAAACATCCAGTGGTCCATCCAACCTACGTGATAGCACCAGTCCTCAAATACCCACTTCAGGGCCATTACCATACACTGAAGTTTCCCCTCCTCCCTGGGAACATTGACCTGCTGTCCATCAAGCCAAGCACCGGCCTGAAGGGAATTATTTAATTTTACCAACGTGCTAAAACGCCCCCACCCCAAAAGGGGGGGTTCCAAATACATAAAGTAACAGGACACACCTCCGACTTCGGGGTACAAACCAAACGACCCATATGCCACAAAGTTTGCCATACCATACATAACTAGCCAACTGAGCCCAACCAATTGTACGCACCTTAAGAGCCCCCCAGACCCCAGACCAGCAGCCACTACCGCCGCCCCACTCCAAAGATGAGACACGAACTTCTCACCCATTCTGCCACTATAATGCGGATCCAACGACACCCCCTAACTGAAAGGAAGGCAACCCTGATTTGTCCTGAAGTCCCATTTTTCCCTGCATAAAATGCACTACACCTTAATCCCTCTTTAGTTATGCAAAGAATAACAAAGTTTATTGATGCACAAAAATACAAgtcacacaaaagaaaaaaaatggccatAATATATAACCATTAAAAACACCATAAATATGGGGAAAATAACCCTTGAAATGGGACAGAGAGATGGCTAAATAGCCTCAGGAAATGAATAGCCTAAGCCAATGAAGGATGTATTCTATAGGTTGTATCATGCATAAGTATATCATGTATAAACATTTACCAATGATGGATTATATCATGCATGAGAACATCAAAGAAGTTATGAATTGTTGTATTATGCCAAAAATCACAATTGTGCAAAaacccaataggctataatggataTTTCCTGGAAATATAAACTGATATAGTCAGTAAAATACAAATGTGACAATAACAATAGTCACTGAAAGACAGGCAGTGCTTTATGTAAAAGCACTACATGTCCCAGGAAAAGGGGGATCCCCATAAAGATAAGCCCCCATACCAGTGACTATTGTTTCAGTGATGGCATAATACAACAATTCATGACTTCTTTGATGTTCTCATGCATGATATAAGCCTACAGGATACATTCATCATTGGCTAATGTTTATACATGATATACTTATGCATTATACAGCCTATAGGATACATCCTTCATtggcttatgcgggcgtcacacggggcgatatgtcgtgcgatcgcactcgcccccgtcgtttgtgcgccacgggcaattagttgcccgtggctcacaaagtcgtttaacccccgtcacacgtacttatctgccggacgacctcgctgtgggcagcgaacatccacttactgaagtgggagggacgttcagcgtcacagcgacgtcacacagcggccgcccaacagaagtggaggggcggagatgaccgggacgtaaacatcctgcccacctccttccttccgcattgcgggacacagataagctgtgttcatcgttcccggagtgtgacacggagcgatgtgtgctgcctcgggaacgatgaacaagcggcgcagagaagaataaacgactttttgaaactgagcaacatgtcaacgagcaacgataaggtgagtatttttcctcgttcaccgtcgcttgtagctgtcacacgctacgatatatcaaacgatgctggatgtgcatcacttacgacgtgaccccgccgacatatcgcccaaaATATTGTCCCATGTGACGCCCGTATTAGGCTATTCATACCCTATGGCTATTTAACCATCTCTCTGTCCCATTTCAACTTTGTTATTCTTTGCACAATTAAGTACTCTGGTCCTCCTGTTTTAGGTATATgctatagagcaggggtggggaacctttatactgccgggggccatttggaatttcctactaacctttgggggccgcacaaaattatcaacttgaaaagtaCCCtggtatatttggtcaaacgattaattaactcacccctagtgtggtggctggagctgcttctttggtgcggctgtgatgttcgatgatattgatcatcttgtttctcacagctgctggggatatatgtcacaggaggggctgaggcgcatacatcacaggaggggctggggatatatgtcacaggaggggctgaggcatatacatcacaggaggggctggggatatatgtcacaggaggggctgaggcgtatacatcacaggaggggctggggcatatacatcactaggggggcatggtCAGCCCTGGCGATGGCACAGACACGACTGTGGACAAtgacaacactaggtggcagcacggacagcactaggtggcagcacagacagcactaggtggcagcacggacagcactaggtggcagcacggacagcactatgtggcaacacggacagcactaggtggcagcacagacagcactaggtggcagcacggactgcactcggAGGCAGCGCGGACTGCACTCGGAGGCAGCGCGGACTGCACTCGGAGGCAGCGCGGACTGCACTCGGAGGCAGCGCGGACTGCACTCGGAGGCAGCGCGGACTGCACTCGGAGGCAGCGCGGACTGCACTCG includes these proteins:
- the LOC142286355 gene encoding protein kinase C delta type-like; the protein is MDLNMESLRKRKRESIEEVPKKRKIETSEGDKDGTNQNLIKAPKRPGSPIQQSIESKRKRGQAMGDKADDESSVSPKAEPELNMESLRKRKGESIDEVPKKRRTETSEDEKDGTNQSLIKAAKRPGSPIQESIESKRKRGEAMGDKADDGSSGSPKADTEQLSGTTPAESPIIVTGLESFTFHKILGEGGFGKVMLATHKASQQQVAVKMVKKRLLLNISRDKILIERQVLEMTRKSPFITRAFATFQSQDYLFYVMEYLSRGDLLDIMSTNAPFPISATRDIKPDNILLDSTGHLKIADFGLAVMNIFGDTKTSGWAGTRLYMAPEILQNKPYNTAVDWFSAGLVIYMMATGRHPFYRGKIGRALKAIINDDPVFPNEMDPQLKAIINGLLDKSAESRQKFVENIRDHPFFMEINWTDIEEATEFPSFQLPPVSK